One window of Gloeothece citriformis PCC 7424 genomic DNA carries:
- the moaA gene encoding GTP 3',8-cyclase MoaA: protein MNKIDYLRISLIDRCNFRCQYCMPEGTELDYVLLQDLLTHDELLTLLRDVFIPVGFRKFRLTGGEPLLRPGVVDLVREIATLPETEDLAMTTNAFLLADLAEDLYQAGLRRINISLDSLNRETFDKIIGNRGKSRWDKIWAGIQAAHEVGFDPLKLNVVVIPGVNDSEVEALAALTLDRCWHVRFIEFMPIGNANLFQERAWIPSEELRQRIRDRWGLVESRVRGNGPADVFQIPGAQGTLGFISQMSECFCDRCNRMRLSADGWLRPCLLNETGQIDLKTALRSGVSVVELQEKINYLVQVKPDINYKQRDSGTQEGVYGRTMSQIGG from the coding sequence ATGAATAAAATAGACTACCTTCGGATCAGTCTGATTGACCGATGTAATTTTCGGTGTCAATACTGTATGCCAGAAGGGACAGAACTTGACTACGTTCTATTACAAGACCTTTTGACCCATGATGAACTCTTAACCCTTCTCAGAGACGTTTTTATCCCGGTTGGTTTTAGAAAGTTTCGCTTGACGGGAGGTGAACCTTTACTGCGGCCTGGAGTTGTGGACTTGGTGCGGGAAATTGCCACTTTACCCGAAACCGAAGACCTGGCCATGACAACCAATGCTTTTTTATTAGCCGATTTAGCGGAGGATTTGTATCAGGCAGGGTTAAGACGGATTAATATTAGCCTAGATTCCCTCAACCGAGAAACTTTTGATAAAATTATCGGCAATCGGGGTAAAAGTCGCTGGGATAAGATTTGGGCAGGAATTCAAGCGGCTCATGAGGTGGGGTTTGACCCTCTAAAATTAAATGTGGTGGTTATTCCTGGGGTTAATGACTCAGAAGTTGAGGCGTTAGCGGCCTTAACTCTAGACCGATGTTGGCACGTGAGATTTATTGAATTTATGCCCATCGGTAATGCTAACTTATTTCAGGAACGGGCGTGGATACCTTCAGAAGAGTTACGCCAACGGATTCGAGATAGATGGGGTTTGGTCGAGTCTAGGGTAAGAGGAAATGGCCCTGCCGATGTGTTTCAAATTCCAGGCGCTCAGGGGACTTTAGGGTTTATTAGTCAAATGTCTGAATGTTTTTGCGATCGCTGTAATCGGATGCGCTTATCGGCGGATGGTTGGTTACGGCCTTGTTTATTAAATGAAACGGGTCAAATTGATTTAAAAACGGCTTTACGTAGCGGTGTTTCTGTTGTTGAATTACAAGAAAAGATAAACTATTTAGTACAAGTTAAACCAGACATTAATTATAAACAAAGAGATTCCGGTACACAAGAGGGGGTTTATGGTCGGACTATGTCCCAAATTGGGGGAT
- a CDS encoding FdhF/YdeP family oxidoreductase, giving the protein MDADKQATQPNKPDQGGGLPVIQYWAEHTLSPEGPKLWQTLLHKSACLSCAWGTGGQKGGFTNETGETLQRCMKSVEAISAELQPPVKSHFFDDHTLNELQQLTSLQADRLGRLSFPVILREGKTHYERISWEKIYQIAENAFRKPPERVASYSSGRSSNEAAYLLQLMMRTLGSNNLADCSDLCHVASTVGLKQMFGSGTSMVSLENLQKADCVVLVGSNAPANHPRLLNELIKLRDRGGKVIVVNPVLEVGLVKFASPAFPLKSFIKGSDIASLYLQLIPGSDVALFVGIQKALIEQNLIKTDYLQAYTEGWEAIVNYAQSTPWETITQTCGLSQEEIETAAQMIGTSKGVVFAWAMGVTQHENGVDNVFAIANTALLTGNAGKEGGGTMPIRGHSNVQGFGSMGVTVRLKQEIQEALEKLLGRPLSRVPGYHARDLIEAADRGKIDTLICVGGNLYAANPDLTQAKRALGNIETIFYLATKPNLGHFHGLARKNTIIIPVFNRFENPHKTTTESGNNFVRLNDEGKTHLTQGDLISEVEFITELAHRLYGEYPVNWRKLQDTHYVRQLIAQTIPGFEKMATIDQTQEEFTIGGRIFTEPKFPTASGKANLFITPLPQLTLPKIEDFVLTESVKGIILTLMTVRSYSQHNTVVYKEEDYYRGMPHRHCILMNPDDAQQQGWQEHQRVTVQGDAGKLDNVEIIYGSVRQGAAVMFYPEANILFKAKIDPRCGIPAFKRVPILVY; this is encoded by the coding sequence ATGGACGCAGACAAACAAGCAACCCAACCTAATAAACCCGATCAAGGCGGTGGTTTACCTGTAATACAATATTGGGCCGAACATACTTTATCCCCAGAAGGGCCAAAGCTATGGCAAACTTTACTCCATAAAAGTGCTTGTTTATCTTGTGCCTGGGGAACCGGCGGACAAAAAGGCGGTTTTACCAATGAAACCGGGGAAACCTTACAACGGTGTATGAAAAGTGTAGAAGCCATTTCCGCCGAACTTCAACCCCCCGTCAAGTCTCATTTTTTTGATGATCATACCCTCAATGAATTACAACAGTTAACCTCCCTGCAAGCCGATCGCCTAGGACGTTTAAGCTTTCCGGTGATTCTTCGGGAAGGGAAAACCCACTATGAAAGGATCTCTTGGGAAAAAATCTATCAAATTGCTGAGAATGCCTTTCGTAAACCTCCCGAACGGGTAGCCTCTTATAGTTCCGGGCGATCCTCCAATGAAGCGGCCTATCTCTTACAACTGATGATGAGAACCCTAGGATCTAACAACCTAGCGGACTGTTCCGATCTCTGTCATGTAGCCTCTACTGTTGGCTTAAAACAGATGTTTGGTTCAGGGACTTCGATGGTGAGTCTTGAGAACCTCCAAAAGGCAGATTGTGTCGTATTAGTGGGTTCTAATGCTCCCGCTAACCATCCTCGCTTACTCAATGAACTCATTAAACTGCGCGATCGCGGGGGTAAAGTTATAGTTGTCAATCCGGTTTTAGAAGTAGGGTTAGTTAAATTTGCTTCTCCTGCTTTTCCCCTGAAATCTTTTATCAAGGGGTCTGATATCGCCTCCTTATATTTACAATTAATTCCGGGGAGTGATGTAGCGCTATTTGTGGGGATACAAAAAGCCTTAATTGAGCAAAACTTGATTAAAACCGACTATTTACAGGCTTATACCGAAGGATGGGAAGCCATCGTTAATTATGCTCAATCAACCCCTTGGGAGACCATTACTCAAACCTGTGGACTCTCACAAGAAGAAATAGAAACCGCCGCGCAAATGATAGGGACTTCCAAAGGAGTTGTCTTTGCTTGGGCGATGGGAGTCACGCAACATGAAAATGGAGTAGATAACGTTTTTGCCATCGCTAATACTGCCTTATTGACGGGGAATGCGGGCAAAGAAGGAGGGGGAACGATGCCCATTCGCGGCCATTCTAACGTTCAGGGGTTTGGCTCAATGGGAGTCACCGTTAGGCTAAAACAAGAAATCCAAGAGGCATTAGAAAAGCTCCTAGGACGGCCTTTAAGTCGTGTTCCCGGCTATCATGCTAGAGATTTAATCGAAGCCGCCGATCGCGGTAAAATAGACACCTTAATCTGTGTTGGTGGGAATTTATACGCCGCTAACCCAGATTTAACCCAAGCTAAAAGAGCATTAGGCAACATCGAAACCATTTTTTATTTGGCAACTAAACCCAATTTAGGACATTTTCACGGATTAGCCCGAAAAAATACGATTATTATTCCGGTATTTAATCGCTTTGAAAATCCTCATAAAACCACTACTGAATCTGGGAATAATTTTGTGCGGCTCAATGATGAGGGGAAAACCCATCTGACTCAAGGGGATCTCATTTCCGAAGTAGAATTTATCACAGAATTGGCGCATCGGCTTTATGGAGAATATCCCGTTAATTGGCGCAAACTCCAAGATACTCACTATGTCCGACAGTTAATTGCTCAAACGATTCCCGGTTTTGAAAAAATGGCTACCATCGATCAAACCCAAGAAGAATTTACCATTGGCGGACGAATTTTTACAGAGCCTAAATTTCCTACAGCTTCAGGTAAAGCGAATCTGTTTATTACTCCCTTACCCCAATTAACCTTACCGAAAATCGAAGATTTTGTCCTCACTGAATCCGTCAAAGGGATTATTTTAACCTTAATGACAGTGCGGAGTTACTCACAACATAATACAGTAGTTTATAAAGAGGAAGACTACTATCGAGGGATGCCCCATCGCCATTGTATCTTAATGAATCCGGACGATGCTCAACAGCAGGGATGGCAAGAACATCAACGAGTCACAGTACAGGGAGATGCCGGTAAACTAGACAACGTTGAGATCATCTATGGTTCAGTACGCCAAGGAGCAGCAGTGATGTTTTATCCTGAAGCAAATATCCTTTTTAAAGCCAAAATTGATCCACGCTGCGGTATTCCCGCCTTTAAACGAGTTCCTATCCTAGTTTATTAG